TTGCAGTAAGTTGATCGCCCCCAGCGTGCGGCCATAGTGGTCGATTATAAAGCTGGCGCCGGTTTGCCTGATGGCACTGAAGCGCGACGGCACCTCCTGCACCAGCGAGGTCAGCATCGACTCGTCGACCTCCAGACTGACGAAACTGGCGTCGTTCGCCGTCAGCTCGACCAGCAGACTGTCCAGTCGGATATCATCCAGCTGGCGCGGGAAAAGATTGATGCTGACGCGCAGCGTGGGCAGCCGCTGCCGCCACTCGCCGACCTGGCGCAGCGCGCTGCGTAAGATCCACTCTCCCAGCGTGAGAGAAAGCGAGCTTTTCATCAGGATATTGATAAAGGCGCCAGGCAGCAGCAGTCCGCGCGCGGGATGCTGCCAGCGCAGCAGCGCCTCGCAGCCGGTAAGTTTACCGCTGACGGCGTCAAACTGAGGCTGGTAAAACAGCACAAACTGCTGCTGGCGCACAGCCATTTCAAGTTCGTGCTCAAAACGGCGGCGCTGCTGGTCAGCCTCCAGAAAGCCCGGCAGAAACAGCACGCTGCAGCCTTTGCCCGCCGCCTTGGCGCGATAGAGCGCAAGATCCGCTGCAGACATCACCGCCGAGGCGTCCCGGCCATGTTCTGGACAGCAGGCGATGCCCATGCTGGCCCCGACGATGACCGGGGAGCCCTGATAGCTAAAGGGGGTTTGCACCGCCAGTATCAGCGCTTCCGCAACCTGCTGCGCCTCATGGCCACTTTCCGCCAGCAGGATCACAAACTCATCGCCGCCGAGTCGCGCCGCCATAATGCACTGTGCGCAGACGAGGCGGATCTGCTCTGCCACATGACACAGCAAGGCGTCGCCCGCCGCGTGCCCAAGCGAATCATTCACCTCTTTAAAACCGTCCAGATCGGCCATCATCAGCGTAAAAGGCACGCCGGCCGCGGTCAGGTGCTCAACCTGATCCATAAAGGCGCTGCGGCTCGCCAGCCGGGTCAGCATATCGAGCGAGGCGAGCTCGCACAGGCGCGCCTCGCTTTCATGGCGTTCCGTGACATCGCGAATGATCATCCCCACCA
Above is a genomic segment from Pantoea agglomerans containing:
- a CDS encoding putative bifunctional diguanylate cyclase/phosphodiesterase — translated: MNRPYSDALDRLTLLAASLFRVPVSFISLIDSEKQYFRARHGLNICETSRSVAFCHHTLEQDDILCVPDTHLDSRFQHNPLVLGYPHIRFYAGIPLVTPEGHRIGTVCLVDTQPRPPLNATDRRHLAAIASLVMDRMEVHRLEVLRHSSQQRLEAISSTSSDAIICTDLKQGVIFWNPAATSLFGYSAQEMTGEYVAGLVSERSQTDYRQELARMMADRSSVSQPRRIQIWGRRRNGQEFPAEVSFSGWHEDCERLVGMIIRDVTERHESEARLCELASLDMLTRLASRSAFMDQVEHLTAAGVPFTLMMADLDGFKEVNDSLGHAAGDALLCHVAEQIRLVCAQCIMAARLGGDEFVILLAESGHEAQQVAEALILAVQTPFSYQGSPVIVGASMGIACCPEHGRDASAVMSAADLALYRAKAAGKGCSVLFLPGFLEADQQRRRFEHELEMAVRQQQFVLFYQPQFDAVSGKLTGCEALLRWQHPARGLLLPGAFINILMKSSLSLTLGEWILRSALRQVGEWRQRLPTLRVSINLFPRQLDDIRLDSLLVELTANDASFVSLEVDESMLTSLVQEVPSRFSAIRQTGASFIIDHYGRTLGAINLLQYEFVTGLKIDKSLTAQLADSGRIRMMFRALAALGKSLSMTVLAEGVENGVQRDFATQAQCDTVQGNALGEPLTPEAFQALLPERAIRPHE